One Onthophagus taurus isolate NC chromosome 11, IU_Otau_3.0, whole genome shotgun sequence genomic window carries:
- the LOC111415099 gene encoding histone H3, which produces MARTKQTARKSTGGKAPRKQLATKAARKSAPATGGVKKPHRYRPGTVALREIRRYQKSTELLIRKLPFQRLVREIAQDFKTDLRFQSSAVMALQEASEAYLVGLFEDTNLCAIHAKRVTIMPKDIQLARRIRGERA; this is translated from the coding sequence atgGCGCGTACGAAGCAAACTGCACGTAAATCTACTGGCGGTAAAGCCCCTCGTAAACAATTGGCAACTAAAGCAGCCAGGAAAAGCGCTCCTGCTACTGGAGGTGTAAAGAAGCCACATCGTTACAGACCTGGAACTGTAGCTCTTCGAGAAATTCGTCGTTACCAAAAGAGCACTGAACTTTTGATTAGAAAGTTACCTTTCCAACGTTTGGTTAGAGAAATTGCCCAAGATTTCAAGACCGATTTGCGATTCCAAAGTAGTGCCGTGATGGCCTTGCAAGAAGCTAGCGAGGCTTACTTGGTAGGACTTTTTGAGGATACCAATTTGTGCGCAATTCATGCAAAACGCGTCACCATTATGCCGAAGGACATTCAGCTCGCTAGACGTATTCGTGGCGAAAGag
- the LOC111415094 gene encoding histone H4, with protein MTGRGKGGKGLGKGGAKRHRKVLRDNIQGITKPAIRRLARRGGVKRISGLIYEETRGVLKVFLENVIRDAVTYTEHAKRKTVTAMDVVYALKRQGRTLYGFGG; from the coding sequence ATGACTGGTCGTGGAAAAGGAGGAAAAGGGCTTGGTAAAGGTGGTGCGAAACGTCATCGCAAAGTACTCCGTGACAACATCCAAGGCATTACCAAACCGGCCATCAGGCGTCTTGCTCGTCGTGGTGGCGTAAAACGAATTTCCGGTTTAATTTACGAAGAAACCAGAGGAGTTCTAAAGGTATTTCTTGAGAACGTTATTCGCGACGCTGTCACCTATACGGAACATGCAAAGAGAAAAACCGTCACTGCTATGGACGTCGTTTACGCCCTTAAACGGCAAGGGCGCACTCTCTACGGCTTTGGAGGCtaa
- the LOC139432005 gene encoding uncharacterized protein, with product MSRVKYNKISISDRERIIKAHEEGKDWRATATALGVNVRTAYEWLKKDQSLPKKKGGNASSKKTAAISDALVRWIEEDSTITLKGLCDHVSNEFQVNVCQNTMKNWLDGQLFSLKALRPQIVNMNNEENKVKRKEYVNQILQSRANGRTLIWIDETNFNLYCRRKEGRSKIGHKAHVILPACKGSNLHCIGAMSAMRIISFEHRRGSYKAHDCKQWLRRLIATCTADGIEKPTFIIDNAPVHSNLESELEPEEDIEIVRLAPYSYLLNPIELLWSSFKSSVKVQMQERMQEILNYRRVNNQGLTLHEYRMRILEEISDRAIQEVQQQHLLRYSNHVERYYAAALQQENIQEI from the coding sequence ATGTCTCgtgttaaatataataaaatatcaattagtgatagagaaagaatTATAAAAGCACACGAAGAAGGCAAAGATTGGCGAGCTACAGCTACAGCTTTAGGAGTGAACGTTCGTACTGCTTATGAATGGTTGAAAAAAGATCAATCACTTCCAAAAAAGAAAGGTGGTAATGCTTCTTCCAAAAAGACCGCCGCAATTTCCGATGCATTGGTTAGATGGATTGAGGAAGATTCTACAATAACATTGAAAGGCTTATGTGATCATGTTAGCAATGAATTTCAAGTTAACGTTTGCCAAAACACAATGAAAAACTGGTTGGACGggcaattattttcacttaagGCACTAAGACCACAAATAGTAAATATGAATAATGAGGAAAACAAAGTCAAGCGTAAAGAGTATGTAAACCAAATATTACAAAGTCGAGCAAATGGTAGAACTCTTATTTGGATcgatgaaacaaattttaatttatattgtcgGCGAAAAGAAGGTAGATCCAAAATAGGTCATAAAGCACACGTAATTCTTCCGGCTTGTAAAGGAAGCAATTTACATTGCATTGGGGCAATGAGTGCGATGCGAATTATCTCATTTGAACATAGAAGAGGATCCTACAAAGCTCACGACTGTAAACAATGGCTGCGTCGCTTAATAGCAACTTGCACTGCGGATGGCATCGAGAAGCcaacatttattattgataatgCTCCTGTACATTCAAATCTTGAATCTGAACTTGAACCCGAAGAAGATATAGAAATAGTACGCCTTGCTCCATATTCTTATTTACTAAATCCGATTGAGTTGTTATGGAGTAGTTTCAAATCTTCCGTAAAAGTGCAAATGCAAGAAAGAATGCAAGAAATATTGAATTACAGACGCGTTAATAATCAAGGGTTAACACTTCATGAATATAGAATGCGCATCTTAGAAGAAATTTCAGATAGAGCAATTCAAGAAGTTCAACAACAACACTTACTAAGATATTCGAATCATGTAGAACGTTATTATGCAGCAGCACTACAACAAGAAAACATTcaagaaatataa